The following are from one region of the Oryzias latipes chromosome 12, ASM223467v1 genome:
- the ddx56 gene encoding probable ATP-dependent RNA helicase DDX56, giving the protein MACERLQFHEMGLDDRLLKAVADLGWSQPTLIQEKAIPLALEGKDLLARARTGSGKTAAYAVPIIQHILTSKQSVREQAVRVLVLVPTKELGQQVQTMMRQLTSFCSRDVRVADISSKADVSSQRPILMEKPDVVVGTPARVLAHINAHNLDLQASLEVLVVDEADLIFSFGFEADLKSLLCHLPKIYQSFLMSATFTEDVQALKELLLHNPVVLKLQGSQLPDSSQLQQYTIKCEEEDKFLLVYTLLKLQLVRGKTLLFVGAVDRSYRLKLFLEQFSIPACVLNSELPVQSRCHIITQFNQGFYDIIIATDEQSLSPPAGSSQTKGKEKKNADKGGKAKDKEFGVSRGVDFQNVANVINFDFPTTVESYIHRVGRTARADNQGTALSFISHTELPLLVEVEEALSTDNAESVLKPYQFRMEEIEGFRYRCRDAMRAVTKQAVREARLKEIKQELLNSEKLKTYFDDNPRDLQLLRHDKDLHPAVVKPHMKNIPDYLIPQTLRGVVNPLSGRRKRWRVKPPAEGVARSSFKKNDPSRNPLKSFRYTRGRNKAAKAGKS; this is encoded by the exons ATGGCGTGCGAGCGGCTGCAGTTTCATGAAATGGGTTTAGACGACCGTCTGCTGAAG GCGGTTGCAGACCTGGGCTGGTCTCAGCCCACCCTGATCCAGGAGAAAGCCATTCCTCTGGCTCTGGAGGGGAAGGACCTTCTGGCTCGAGCTCGGACCGGATCTGGGAAAACCGCCGCCTACGCCGTTCCCATCATCCAGCACATCCTGACCTCCAAACAG AGCGTGCGGGAGCAGGCGGTCCGGGTGCTGGTCCTGGTTCCAACCAAAGAACTGGGCCAGCAGGTTCAGACCATGATGAGGCAGCTGACATCCTTCTGCTCCAGAGACGTCCGCGTGGCCGACATCTCCAGCAAGGCGGACGTCTCCTCTCAGAG GCCCATCCTGATGGAGAAGCCCGACGTGGTGGTGGGGACGCCGGCCCGCGTGCTCGCCCACATCAACGCGCACAACCTGGACCTGCAGGCCTCCCTGGAGGTCCTGGTTGTGGACGAGGCTGACCTGATCTTCTCGTTCGGCTTCGAGGCCGACCTCAAGAGCTTGTTGTG CCACCTGCCAAAGATCTACCAGTCCTTCCTGATGTCGGCCACCTTCACGGAGGACGTCCAGGCTCTGAAGGAACTGCTGCTGCACAACCCC GTGGTCCTGAAGCTGCAGGGCTCTCAGCTGCCCGACAGCAGCCAGCTGCAGCAGTACACCATCAAATGCGAGGAGGAGGACAAGTTCCTGCTCGTCTACAcgctgctgaagctgcagctggtCCGCGGGAAGACGCTGCTGTTCGTGGGCGCCGTGGACCGCAGCTACCGCCTCAAGCTCTTCCTGGAGCAGTTCAGCATCCCCGCCTGCGTCCTCAATTCTGAGCTGCCCGTCCAGTCCAG GTGTCACATCATCACCCAGTTCAACCAGGGCTTCTATGACATCATCATCGCCACGGACGAGCAGAGTCTGAGCCCTCCGGCCGGTTCCTCACAGACCAAAGGAAAGGAGAAGAAGAACGCAGACAAAGGAGGGAA agCAAAAGATAAGGAGTTTGGAGTCTCCAGAGGCGTGGACTTCCAGAACGTTGCCAATGTCATTAACTTTGACTTCCCCACGACGGTGGAGTCGTACATCCATCGAGTCGGCAG AACGGCGAGGGCGGACAACCAGGGCACAGCGCTGTCCTTCATTTCACACACAGAGCTCCCCCTGCTAGTAGAGGTGGAGGAGGCTCTGAGCACAG ATAACGCAGAGTCGGTCCTGAAGCCGTATCAGTTCAGGATGGAGGAGATCGAGGGCTTCCGGTACCGCTGCAGG GACGCCATGCGCGCCGTGACCAAGCAGGCGGTGAGGGAGGCCAGGCTGAAGGAGATCAAGCAGGAGCTGCTCAACTCGGAGAAGCTGAAG ACGTACTTCGACGACAACCCGAGAGATCTGCAGCTGCTGAGACACGACAAAGACCTCCACCCCGCCGTGGTGAAGCCGCACATGAAGAACATCCCCGACTATCTGA TTCCCCAGACGCTGAGAGGCGTGGTCAACCCGCTGTCGGGCAGGAGGAAACGGTGGAGGGTCAAACCCCCGGCGGAAGGAGTGGCGAGGAGCAGCTTCAAG AAGAACGACCCGAGCAGGAATCCGCTGAAGAGCTTCCGCTACACCAGAGGCAGAAACAAAGCCGCCAAAGCCGGGAAGTCGTAG
- the dusp26 gene encoding dual specificity protein phosphatase 26, producing the protein MAFMSRFSRSRSSSRSPSRKESEPSPNLSVSELERLLCTGKTACNHADEVWPRLYIGDQNIASDRRELARLGITHILNCAQSKWRGGAEYYAGMNITYHGIEAHDSPTFDMSVNFYPAAEFIHKAMCSGGKVLVHCTVGVSRSATLVLAYLMIRQNLTLVEAIKTVKDHRGVIPNRGFLRQLSGLDGILRESRRTSL; encoded by the exons ATGGCGTTCATGTCCCGGTTCTCCCGGTCCCGGAGCAGCTCCAGGTCTCCGAGCCGGAAAGAATCCGAACCGTCTCCGAACCTGAGCGTGTCCGAGCTGGAGAGGCTGCTGTGCACGGGCAAGACGGCCTGCAACCACGCGGACGAAGTGTGGCCGCGGCTCTACATCGGAGACCA AAACATCGCGTCAGACCGCCGTGAGCTGGCCAGACTCGGCATCACGCACATCCTGAACTGTGCGCAGAGCAAGTGGAGGGGCGGAGCCGAGTATTACGCGGGGATGAACATCACCTATCACGGCATCGAGGCGCACGACTCGCCCACCTTCGACATGAGCGTCAACTTCTATCCGGCTGCTGAGTTCATCCACAAAGCTATGTGCAGTGGAG GGAAGGTCTTGGTCCACTGCACCGTGGGGGTGAGCCGCTCCGCCACCCTGGTTCTGGCCTACCTGATGATCCGACAGAACCTGACGCTGGTGGAGGCCATCAAGACGGTGAAGGACCACCGAGGCGTCATCCCCAACCGAGGGTTCCTGCGGCAGCTCAGCGGCCTGGACGGCATCCTGAGGGAGAGCAGGAGGACGTCGCTGTAG